The Vigna radiata var. radiata cultivar VC1973A unplaced genomic scaffold, Vradiata_ver6 scaffold_146, whole genome shotgun sequence region GTGCATTGCACTGCTCCGCACAGCACGCTTTAACTGATTTCCTTTGAGCATCATacatcatcttcatccatcttcttcttcttctgctgtTTTggacttttatttacttttgcttcacagtaaaattgaaaaaatatacgTAATATAAAGTAAAGATGAAAGTGGGTAAAACGATATGTACTGTGTGGAGGGAATTTGGTAGGTTGGTTAATTATGTTCTCCTTTTTCCGATTGACTGGTGAGGCTTCCCTTCAAACAACTCATCAATGTAAGTTTCAATGTCTTCAGCTTGGTACTTTATATACTTCTCTGTCTGTCTCCCCGGGTCAAAAGTCTGGGCGAACCTCGCAACGAATGATCGGTACGCAGGGATAATCACTGCAGAGATGGAAACCCTCAGCTCCGACTGCAGCTGCTCGTCCTTCACTACCCACGAGCTCTGTGTCTTGTGAATCTCGTCGAACAAAGAGTTGAAGCTCTTGAACCTCTCCTTCAGCACCGGCTTGTGAACCTTCCCATTCACGGTCAACCCTTCATGGTTCAGACACTGCAGCACCCTGTTCCACGTCTCCCTCTGGTAGTTCTTGTGGTAGTTTCTCAGGTCCGAGGACTTCTTCCTGATCCAGTTGTCGCCCATCACCTTGCTCATCTCCTTAGAACTCTTTATCTTCTGCAGAATGTACCTCCCATTGTTCATCATGAAGAAGTTGCTAAGCGCCACCTCTTTGTACAGACGCGCCTTCCCCTCCAGGCTCGAGTCTAGCAGGTCCATCACCCTCAACGTCTGTTTTGCGAATGGAGATGGTGTTTCCTTGTCCCAAGATCCCTCATTCTTCTGCTCTGCATTCTTGCTTGTGGAACCCGAACGGTCCCTCTTTGTGTGCTCCCTGAAAACCTGCTCAAGGGTTTCCTTGTAGTCCCCTGCTATGCTTAGATAGTTCATGATGTAGCGTGTGAGGGGGTGCACTGCGCCACCGGGGACGGCGCTTTTCGCTGTCTCCGATTTAATCTGGTTCTCCAGGTCACAGAAGATGTGGATGGATGCCTCCCCAAGTCTGGACTTGGCAAGGTTCATCTCTGTCTTTATCTCCTCGACGGACTCATCTGGAAAGAGTCTGGCCACGTTGGAGATCACCTGGCAGAGACTCTCGTACATGTCCAGGAGCTTGAAGAGCTTCTCTCCGGCTCGCTTCGTCATGGCGGCGCCCTCCGCGAAGTTGAGAAGCTGAATCACAACGCCGCGGGAGAGGCTGCTGAAGAGTCCAGCCGCCACGGCCTGGTTGTTTGCGAACACAGCCTCGGTCAGCTTTCGCTCGCCGGGGAAGTACACTGCCGCGTACTGCTTGAGCGTGTTGATCCAGGCAGGGATCATGTCCCTGGCCATAGTCTCCCACTGCACCTTCGTCACCATCTCGTCGATGCTGATTTTCTCTAACGCTAACTTCTGGTTAATCTCCTCGAAGGCGTTCCTCCGCGAGATGATGTACACCTGGCAGCACTCCGATTCGTAGCCGCCGAATAACATCTCGCTAGCGATCTTACTTAGGCTGGCAATTGTCTCCTCCGAGTACCCCGGGAAATTCGTGTCTTGTTCCAAACCATCTTGTTCTTGCGCCACCTCTTGTTGTTGTTCAGATGCCGTCATGTGTTGTTTTCCTTTGGTATCGATGCTGTTCTGATTATATCCTCCGGGATCCAATTCGGTTGGGATTCTTGATTCTTCAATCAGAAACCGGAAGTCCTCCTCCAAATACGTCATCAAACGCTGGTGGATTGAGGAAATGCGGTTCATCATCGAGACTTGTGCACCGCTGATCTTCTCCGGTTCATGATCAGGATAATTACCAGTCACCAATGTCATCAGTTTTGAAAACCTGTTCGCGTTGTTCAACAACCACGAATCTTCCTCCGACACCTCACCCCATCTCGGTTTACCTTCACCCGCGTCGTATTTCATTATCTTCTCTTCCACGAGATCCAAGTATCTCTCGGCGAAGTCAGGAATCTCAAAGTTGTGCGCATTTCCATCGGTTTTTAGTCTCCTCACGAATTGGTCAATCTCTTGAGCAAGTTTCTCGAGGCTTGTCGGAGTAGACGCGGCGGCTTCTTCTTTCTTACGGTCCTCCTCCGCCTTAGCATGCCGCGTCGGGGACAACGGGTTCGCTTGGGCGGCGGCACCGTCATGTTTAGCAGCGGGAGGATGTAGCGTGTCACCAGCGTTGTTATTATTCTCCATGATGAAGGTAGTTAGTTAGGGAGACGACGGTTATGTTTTACTCCTCGGCGAAATAgataaaagagaagagaaaaagtgttTACAAGTGACAAATGCGTATGCTGAGGAGAATCACACGTTTGTCTTCTtttgatttaagaaaataatataataattattgtttctGTGAGGGTTGAGTGGTTGACCGTTGacgttactttttttttttctcctacgTCGTTTCGTTTGTGCTTCTCACTAACTACGGTTCGTTGAATTGATAGGGATGggcagtgagagagaaaaagagagatggACCTTTCCGCTTTTATTATTGCCTTGTTTGTCGGAGGCGGTGCGTAATGCGCGCCAGTCACCGCAACGAGCGGGTTCGGATCTCAATAATAAGACGCTATTCCGGGTCGGATCCAAACCCGATAAATCTCGATGCTACGCGTTATGCCAAACAAAGAGTGATTGAGATTTGACATAACACTTCAGATCCGGCTTAACAGGGAGCTGAGTTAGCTGAACTTGATaacttccaaaaaaaaaaatatcgaaATTGAACTGACAAAACAAAGATAGAGATAgctagatagatagatagagagagagagagagagagaatgagatATGGCGGAGGTAGAAAGAGGCGAATGCTGTTGCAACCGTTTCTGGTTCTGTGTGCGACGGTGACCGGTGTGGGATTGTTGATGCTGGCGCTGAGGCCGTTGGATCCTCCAATCACTGTCGACTTTCCGAGGGATGTCAAACTCGGAGATTCAGACAGCTCGAGCTCCGATGACGGGGGCACGGGCTTCGTCCGAGATAAAACGTGCGCAACGGTGGAGGAAATGGGGAAGGATTTcgaaaatggtgttgttgggaaGGAAACACTGAGAGTGAGGAGAATTATCCAGGATCACTTCGTCTTGAACGGTGCTTCCCTGTTCTACGTTTGATTTACCATTTCTGCGGCTTATCAATTGTTTCTTTGACTTTTTCTGTTTTGAGAAAGAATATCAATTGTTTCGAAGTTTCTCTTTTAAGGCGTGGAGgatttaaatgaatataaggCAAGCTTGTTGGTACTTGGTAATGTCGTGTCCAAGTTTcagttgtttgttttgattgaaGGTGCCACTTTTCTCAGAGTGGTCTAAAGGTCTCTTATTGTTTGACGACAGATTATGGATGGATTTGATACTTCGTAGTTTTTGTGTTTGAGTATAGTGTGCCATTTTGGGTTTTAATTGATTGTTCTGTTTTCTAATAAGCAATTATTGTCAGTGCAGTTACACTTACATCTAATGTAACAAATGCATTATATTTCAGTAAAAACTTATTGACACATTTCTAATGTTTTCAATCATTATACATCTAGTTTACTCTCAAGACAATTGCTCAGCTGTGAAAGTATGCACTTGCTTGTTTATGGATCATTTATGACTAGTAATTATCTAATCTATTTTTTCACCATTCAATTTTACATCCTGCTTTTTTTCtgattcaatttataatttcgCACCTCTCAGTGAGATTCAATGCATAAATGTGTGAATAAGAACCATGTGCTTCTGCAAAAACGGTTCTTGAATCAGAAGATGTTGAAACTTTTGTTACAGGTGCTTCGAGAATCAGGGATTTGCCTCCGGAGCAGTTCTGTAGTCATGGATTTGTTCTTGGAAAGACTGCAGAGGCAGGTTTTGGGAACGAAATGTACAAGGTCTTAACTGCTGCAGCACTGAGTATAATGTTAAACCGGTCCTTGATCATTGGCCAAACCAGGCATATTGGTTCTTTCCCAagcctttctttttcatttttaagagttaacatttttttgatgGACGCATGAAGTCCTAACTAGTAGTTTATTTTAGGGTTGGTTTGGTGGTGTCCCTTTAATAAAGGGGCTCTGAACTCGGACTATTGCTACATGAAAGATTCTATAGAAAACTGATATCTGAATCACTTACCCTCAGTCTTAAGGAGACGATTTAACTACCTTAAGAGCATTTGCTGGCTATGCTTGTTATATAAACGTGTTAATTTTTTAAGCTTGTCTTGACTTCTTGTTCCAAAAACAAATTCACAATATTTGAATGGAAACCTATCTTTGTCATTTGTCACATAGATGTGTTTGCAACCACTCAGATATAAAAACCTAGTTGTCTACCATTAACGGATTTGTGAAACTGCTTTGGTCTTGCAATTTATTGTCTGTATTTGTCTTTCCATTATCTGATTTCCACCTTGGTTGTATATTTCAGAGGCAAATATCCTTTTGGGGATTACATTTCTTATTCGAACTATACTTTTACaatgaatgaaataaaacatcTGTGGAGAGAACATGGTTGTGGAACCAAATATGGGAGGCAACTGGTTATGAGGACTGATGATTTTGAAAAGCCAGCTCAAACAAATGTTCTCTGTAGCAATTGGAAGGAATGGAAGCAACCTATCATTTGGTAAAGTGACGCGGTTTTTCTACTTGTTAGTCTTTCAAGCATCATGTAATGACTATGGACCTTATATTTTAGGTTTCAAGGAACCACAGATGCCGTGGCAGCtcaatttttcttgaaaaatgtaCACTCTCAGATGCGGAATGCTGCTTTTGATTTATTTGGGGATCCTCAAATCCTGGGATCTCAACCAAATGTATTTGGAGAGATCATGAGGGTTCTCGTATCCCCTTCAAAAGATGTCGAGGCAGCTGTCAATTGGGTTATTGGTGGTGGGGAGAATCCTGACATCTCATTGCATATGCGGATGCTTATGAATAGGTAATACATAATTAAACTCTAATATCATTGCATGAGGAATGAAGCTGGTGAGGCATACTCTTATATGGTCATGTTTCTTGTTCTGCTCAATAAACTATTAAGTGAGCTACGTAGTAGCTTTAATAAGAATTGAAAATCAGAATCTATCTCATAATTGCATTGGAAAATGAAATCAAACACagcataattaattacatat contains the following coding sequences:
- the LOC106780100 gene encoding exocyst complex component EXO70B1-like, translating into MENNNNAGDTLHPPAAKHDGAAAQANPLSPTRHAKAEEDRKKEEAAASTPTSLEKLAQEIDQFVRRLKTDGNAHNFEIPDFAERYLDLVEEKIMKYDAGEGKPRWGEVSEEDSWLLNNANRFSKLMTLVTGNYPDHEPEKISGAQVSMMNRISSIHQRLMTYLEEDFRFLIEESRIPTELDPGGYNQNSIDTKGKQHMTASEQQQEVAQEQDGLEQDTNFPGYSEETIASLSKIASEMLFGGYESECCQVYIISRRNAFEEINQKLALEKISIDEMVTKVQWETMARDMIPAWINTLKQYAAVYFPGERKLTEAVFANNQAVAAGLFSSLSRGVVIQLLNFAEGAAMTKRAGEKLFKLLDMYESLCQVISNVARLFPDESVEEIKTEMNLAKSRLGEASIHIFCDLENQIKSETAKSAVPGGAVHPLTRYIMNYLSIAGDYKETLEQVFREHTKRDRSGSTSKNAEQKNEGSWDKETPSPFAKQTLRVMDLLDSSLEGKARLYKEVALSNFFMMNNGRYILQKIKSSKEMSKVMGDNWIRKKSSDLRNYHKNYQRETWNRVLQCLNHEGLTVNGKVHKPVLKERFKSFNSLFDEIHKTQSSWVVKDEQLQSELRVSISAVIIPAYRSFVARFAQTFDPGRQTEKYIKYQAEDIETYIDELFEGKPHQSIGKRRT
- the LOC106780129 gene encoding uncharacterized protein LOC106780129 isoform X2 codes for the protein MRYGGGRKRRMLLQPFLVLCATVTGVGLLMLALRPLDPPITVDFPRDVKLGDSDSSSSDDGGTGFVRDKTCATVEEMGKDFENGVVGKETLRVRRIIQDHFVLNGASRIRDLPPEQFCSHGFVLGKTAEAGFGNEMYKVLTAAALSIMLNRSLIIGQTRGKYPFGDYISYSNYTFTMNEIKHLWREHGCGTKYGRQLVMRTDDFEKPAQTNVLCSNWKEWKQPIIWFQGTTDAVAAQFFLKNVHSQMRNAAFDLFGDPQILGSQPNVFGEIMRVLVSPSKDVEAAVNWVIGGGENPDISLHMRMLMNRSIRAVQAALHCIKKAIESQHLMSRPKVVVVSDTPTLVESIVPNISEFAQVIYFDYKKFKGNAFEDLPKKDFRVKDWGPAPRWVAFVDFFLASRAKYAVVSGAHRRVGTTYAQLIAALAATRNLVSRVIF
- the LOC106780129 gene encoding uncharacterized protein LOC106780129 isoform X1; this encodes MRYGGGRKRRMLLQPFLVLCATVTGVGLLMLALRPLDPPITVDFPRDVKLGDSDSSSSDDGGTGFVRDKTCATVEEMGKDFENGVVGKETLRVRRIIQDHFVLNGASRIRDLPPEQFCSHGFVLGKTAEAGFGNEMYKVLTAAALSIMLNRSLIIGQTRGKYPFGDYISYSNYTFTMNEIKHLWREHGCGTKYGRQLVMRTDDFEKPAQTNVLCSNWKEWKQPIIWFQGTTDAVAAQFFLKNVHSQMRNAAFDLFGDPQILGSQPNVFGEIMRVLVSPSKDVEAAVNWVIGGGENPDISLHMRMLMNRSIRAVQAALHCIKKAIESQHLMSRPKVVVVSDTPTLVESIVPNISEFAQVIYFDYKKFKGNAFEDLPKKDFRVKDWGPAPRWVAFVDFFLASRAKYAVVSGAHRRVGTTYAQLIAALAATRNLGENSTGSSFSFLSSFQSNILTEGLKNQIGWGHVWNRYAGQLSCHNQTNQCAFTPILPPGWWDGLMQSPIQKDINRLSAYGITLSVLGTVDFDSLQNHCNSRKNVERTITFNL